From the Candidatus Hydrogenedens sp. genome, the window GGACATTAATCCCGTCGTTGGGATTTTTAGTGCCTGAAAAGGCACCGTCATCCCTCTGGTAGGTTAATAATTGGATAAAATTGTTTGCGTCGACATTATTTTTTTCTCCGAGATAACAAATAAATGCCAATGCCTCTGTTTTTAAATCTGTTGGGTATGTGATTGTTTGTGATATGTTTAATAGTTGGTGGGTAATTTCTTGTTTGAACTGGATTACCTCTGGGTCTGTTTCAGATAAGCAACCTTGTTCTATAAACCAACCTAATGCTAATGCTGTATGTGTCGTAGAATAACCACCTTCATAAAGTTGTTTTTTTAATATTGATAATATTTTTTGTTTTGATGGACAACCATCTTGTTTTTCTATGAATAGTGCCTGTATTTCCATCCAAATAAATGGTTCTGCTTTTATTGGTTTTTTCCATGGAATAGATGTGTAGTTTACTAACCTTCCATAAACTTCTAATGATTGTATATCTTGTCGGCTTGGGATACGAGTGAAAGAATGTTTAAACGAAAATTCATGATCAAGGTTGAATCGACGGTAGAGATAATCTAACAAGACAAGGTCTTCGACCCGAAATTGAGATTTATGGATGTGAACATAATTTAATATCTTTTGCTGTGCCTGTTTTAACATGTCTGTTTGTTGTTGTGAAGGCTGTGCGGAGCTATTAATAATAGCAAGGCATAGAGCAATAAGCGGAGAAAGGTACAACGGAGGAATAATCATTTCGGTTGTTGCTCTTTTAGTTTTCCTTGGATTTTATCAATAAGAACTGCTGTTAATATGACGAGTCCCAATGTTACTTGCTGTCCAAAGGTTTCGATTCCAATCCAATTAAGTCCACTATTTAATGTGAATACGACGCACAATCCTAATAGTGTTCCCCAAAGGGAACCTTTTCCTCCGCTCAAACTTGTGCCACCGATTACAACACTTGCGATAACCGCAAGTTCATCGCCGATACCTACCTTTGGACTACCAGAACCCATTCGTGAGGCTAAAATAACGCCTGCTAACGCAGAGAGGGCACTGCATAATATATATATAGAAAGTTTTACTTTTTGTATAGGAACCCCACTAAGGCGAGCCGATTCTTCGTTTCCACCAATGGCGAGGGTATGTCTGCCTAAAGAGGTGTAATGAAGGATAATTAATCCCAAAAAAAATATCAGTCCGAAAATAACGACACTGATGGGTATAATTTGAAGACACATACCCCGACCTAACATTAAGAAATTATCTGGAACAGGACTGATAGGTTTCCCATTGGTTATGATATTTGCTAACCCACGGAGCAAACTCATAAAGGCAAGTGTGACGATGAAAGGCTGGATATTCAAGAAGGTAATTATGCTCCCCATAATAATTCCAACGAATATGCCTAAAGTGGGACCTAATAAGAATGCTATTGGCACGAAATGTAAAGATATAGATGATATATAAACCGCTACTAAGGCAGAGATGACACCGGACATGGCTCCTAATGAGCCAATGGATAGGTCGATACCTCCCGCCATGATTACGAATGTCATGCCGATTGCCATAATCCCGAAGATGGATAATTGATTTAGGATTAGTATGACTGTGGGAAAGGAAGCGAACCCAGGTTGTGCTTTTTGTCTGCCAATAAATTCGAAGATAATAAATTCGAGAACAAGTGTAATTGTTAACGGAACCCAAGAGCGGAAAAAGAAGGTTTTTATTCCTTTATTAAGCCACATTTTGCTTTTTATATCCTGTGGCAAACTGCATGATTTTTTCCTGTGTCGCTTCATCTCGTGAAAGTTCACCGACTAAGGTTCCTTCGTGCATAACAAGGATTCGGTCACACATGCCTAAAACTTCAGGGAGTTCGCTGGAAATCATAAGAATAGCCACTCCTTGTTCTAAGAGTCTATTCATAAGTCGGAAAATTTCCGCTTTGGCGCCGACATCAATTCCGCGGGTAGGTTCGTCGAAGATAAGGATGCGTGAATTAGTGAATAGCCATTTGGCAAGAACTACTTTTTGCTGGTTTCCACCACTTAAATTTTGGGCGATTTGTTCTATGGAAGGGGTACGTATCTGAATATCGTGCACATATTTTTCTGTAATTTCTCTTTCTTTGGGGAGATTTAAGAAAATGCCTTTTGTGATGGCTTTTAGGTTTGCTAAGGTTGTATTTTCACGAATAGTCATGCCGAGAACAAGTCCCTGATTTTTACGGTCTTCCGTTAATAGACCGATACCATGTTTAATTGCTTCCTGAGGGGAACGAATTTTTACTTCTTCGCCGTCGATATAGATTTTTCCGTCATCTATCGGGTCTGCACCGAAAATAGCACGAGCCACTTCTGTCCGACCTGCACCGACTAAACCTGTTAATCCTACTATTTCACCAGAATATACTGAAAAACTTATATTTTTAAATGCACCACGTCGTGTTAAATTCTCTACGCGTAAACGTTCTTTGCCACGGGGTAAAAAGATTTTTGGATATTCCTCGGTAAGTTCGCGGCCTACCATCATCCGTATTAAGTCTTCGCGGGTAACATCACATACTTCGTGAGTGCCAACATATTGCCCATCACGCATTACGGTGACCCGATTGCCAATCTCATATAATTCTTCCAATCGATGTGAGATATAGATAATTCCTAAATTCTGCCTCCGTAGTGATTTAATCAGTTCAAATAATGTTTTTAGTTCATGGTCGGTGAGTGTTGCGGAGGGTTCATCCATAACAATAATTTTTGATTTAATACTTAGTGCTTTAGCGATTTCAACCATTTGTTGTTGTGCGATACTTAACTCTGCAACTGGTAGACGGACATCAAGTTTTAAGCCAACCTGTTCCAGCACTTTGGTTGCTTCGTCGTACATTTTTTTCCAGTTAATTAGCGGTGTTTTGGGAATGCGAGGTTCACGACCAAGAAAAATATTTTCCGCTACGCTGAGGTAGGGGATAAGGTTGAATTCCTGATATATCATACTGATGCCCAATTGTTGAGCATGATATGGAGATATAATATGAATGGGTTGTCCTTCTAAAAAGATTTCTCCGGAATCCATGGGGACTGCACCGGATAGTATCTTCATTAATGTAGATTTACCGGCTCCATTTTCGCCGACCAGACAGTGCACTTCACCATAACGCACTTCCAATTTTACTTTATCCAGTGCCAGGACACCAGGAAATCGTTTTGTAATATCACGCATTTCAAGTAGTAGGGTTTCGCTCATAGATTTGACCCTTCTGAAAGTAGAGTTTCACGAGTTATTAATTTTACAGGTACATATTTTACACGAGGGGGCTGTGCTCCCTTAAAGTATTCGTCAATTGTTTCCATTGCTACTTTGCCAATTTCCTTTGGAAATTGGGCAATATCGGCAATAAGTGCTTTTCCGTCGCGAATCGCCTGGCAGGCTTCTGGTGTTGCATCAAAACCTACGATTTTGATTTTATCTTGTAATCCTGCGGATTCTATTGCTGCTAATGCTCCCAGGGCTGAGTCATCGTTAATCCCAAATATTGCACTGAGGTCAGAACGAGAAGCAATCAGGTCCTGAGCGGAACGCATGGCTTTATCACGTTGTCCTTCCCCAGGAATTTTCTGGACAATGGCTATGTCTGGATATTTCGCTAACGCATCTTCAAAACCTTTAACCCGTTCCTGAACCGAGGTTACTGTCGGGTGGTCAATAATAGCGACTTTACCTTGCCCGTTTAGTTGCTTCGCTAAAAACTCACCTAACAACACACCACCTTGATAATTGTCAGAGGCAATATGACAAATAACATCCGTATCTTTTACGGCAATGTCTACGGTGAACACGGGTATTTTTTTATCCATCGCTTGCTTTATCAGGGGAGCCATCCCACTGGAATCTGTAGGTGCAACGACTAAAGCACGAACCCCTTGTAGAATGAACATCTCAATCTGGTCATTTTGTTTGCGAGGGTCAAATTCCGCATACTGAATTCGCAAATTAATATTCCGCTGATTTGCTGTTTCTTTCATAGCCCCAGCCAGATCTTGGTAGAAAACGTGAGTTTGTGTTAGTAACGAAGCTCCAACCGCTCCACTATTAGAATTATTTTGGGCTGGCTCTTTACTGCCAATAGGAGCTGAACAACTAAAAAATGTAATAGATAAAAAAACAGAAAAATATAGTAGTTTCTTTCCTATTTTCATAAGCAGATTACTCTTTTTGTAAATGATTTTATATTTCAATAAAATCATTTTAATATATAGAATATGTGTTTCTCCAATTACATCTGACAATTATAATGATGAGAATGATTTAGTAATGTCTATTCCAGATAGGTTTTTATTACGGATAATATGAGTATAGAAGTAAGAAGAAATGATGAGTTAAGGGTTTAGAAATCATATTAAAAGAGGAGGATGATAATATCTTATTGATTTTTTTCAGATATTAGTTTTTCTACTGTTTTTTTAATGGCTCTTTCTAAAGAAGGGGAATAACCCCTGTAAAATTGTTTAATGTTTAGGTCTCCATCCAATATAAAAATAGCAGGTACCCCCGAAAACATGAATTTTTCATTTGTTTCTTTATCTGTTTCGATAAACACGTTTACTGTTTTAATATTTTTTTCGCTTAGGAATCTTTTAATCTGGTCTATATTCCCATCCCAAACATTTACTGCAATAACAGAAAACTGTTCGGGATTGTATTGTTTTGCTAAATTTTCCATAATAGGTAATGCTTGGCGACAAGGACCGCACCAGCTTGCCCAGAAATCCAAGATAATGGCTTTTTTACCTGAAAAGGAAGACAATTT encodes:
- the gguA gene encoding sugar ABC transporter ATP-binding protein → MSETLLLEMRDITKRFPGVLALDKVKLEVRYGEVHCLVGENGAGKSTLMKILSGAVPMDSGEIFLEGQPIHIISPYHAQQLGISMIYQEFNLIPYLSVAENIFLGREPRIPKTPLINWKKMYDEATKVLEQVGLKLDVRLPVAELSIAQQQMVEIAKALSIKSKIIVMDEPSATLTDHELKTLFELIKSLRRQNLGIIYISHRLEELYEIGNRVTVMRDGQYVGTHEVCDVTREDLIRMMVGRELTEEYPKIFLPRGKERLRVENLTRRGAFKNISFSVYSGEIVGLTGLVGAGRTEVARAIFGADPIDDGKIYIDGEEVKIRSPQEAIKHGIGLLTEDRKNQGLVLGMTIRENTTLANLKAITKGIFLNLPKEREITEKYVHDIQIRTPSIEQIAQNLSGGNQQKVVLAKWLFTNSRILIFDEPTRGIDVGAKAEIFRLMNRLLEQGVAILMISSELPEVLGMCDRILVMHEGTLVGELSRDEATQEKIMQFATGYKKQNVA
- a CDS encoding substrate-binding domain-containing protein, whose product is MKIGKKLLYFSVFLSITFFSCSAPIGSKEPAQNNSNSGAVGASLLTQTHVFYQDLAGAMKETANQRNINLRIQYAEFDPRKQNDQIEMFILQGVRALVVAPTDSSGMAPLIKQAMDKKIPVFTVDIAVKDTDVICHIASDNYQGGVLLGEFLAKQLNGQGKVAIIDHPTVTSVQERVKGFEDALAKYPDIAIVQKIPGEGQRDKAMRSAQDLIASRSDLSAIFGINDDSALGALAAIESAGLQDKIKIVGFDATPEACQAIRDGKALIADIAQFPKEIGKVAMETIDEYFKGAQPPRVKYVPVKLITRETLLSEGSNL
- a CDS encoding ABC transporter permease codes for the protein MWLNKGIKTFFFRSWVPLTITLVLEFIIFEFIGRQKAQPGFASFPTVILILNQLSIFGIMAIGMTFVIMAGGIDLSIGSLGAMSGVISALVAVYISSISLHFVPIAFLLGPTLGIFVGIIMGSIITFLNIQPFIVTLAFMSLLRGLANIITNGKPISPVPDNFLMLGRGMCLQIIPISVVIFGLIFFLGLIILHYTSLGRHTLAIGGNEESARLSGVPIQKVKLSIYILCSALSALAGVILASRMGSGSPKVGIGDELAVIASVVIGGTSLSGGKGSLWGTLLGLCVVFTLNSGLNWIGIETFGQQVTLGLVILTAVLIDKIQGKLKEQQPK
- a CDS encoding TlpA disulfide reductase family protein — translated: MFKKERIVLVLLFSIVVIYLSVHYGIKFLGINGDNHPLIGKKAPELTIKGIDGTSEVKLSSFSGKKAIILDFWASWCGPCRQALPIMENLAKQYNPEQFSVIAVNVWDGNIDQIKRFLSEKNIKTVNVFIETDKETNEKFMFSGVPAIFILDGDLNIKQFYRGYSPSLERAIKKTVEKLISEKNQ